The Glycine soja cultivar W05 chromosome 15, ASM419377v2, whole genome shotgun sequence region CATACCTCCTCAGCTTTCATATCCTtttcttcaccttcagaggttGAAGTGTTTGTGTCTTTTatgtcttcttctttcttcacaCTGACATCCTCTGTACACATATAAaagcaaattaaaattttaaaaaatgattctcTCATAAGTCGTGAaggaagaaattattacatgacATGCAGTTGAGTTTTATTAGCTTTTTCCTGTAAATCAAAAAACTTGATTACGTGTCAcataaaaattagttatgacTATGGACATATGATGGTTTCAACCACGCAATAATTTCTCCGTAAAGGGGTATGAGATGACACAAGagaaatagaagaaagaaaacaagatgTGATGAGTAATGTAAAAGAGGAAattagaaaagagagagaaagggaaatTCAGTGTTGAAGGGATGTAAGACAATGTGATGTAAAAGAATAAAAGTTGTTAAAATTTATACTCAATCACTTGTGcttgaaattttttaagaaaattttatgcaaaaatgaCTAAAGGGTTCAAGGGAATTTTAAGTTCCATTTGAAGAAAACTCTAGAGGTTCATTCTTTCCAcacctttttcattttctgctgGCGTTTTCTCTTCTGTAGCATCATCAGTTTCAGCATCATTGATCTTCTGTTCATTCTCCTTCAATGTATTATCTTTCTCAGACTCAGACTTCTCCTCTCCACCCTCATTTTCCTCCTTCTCTTGCACATTTGTTTTCTCATCTTTACCTTTGACATCATTAACCACTACATCAGACTCTTTGACACTTTCACTCTCCTTCTGTTCCACTTGTACCTCTGACCTCACATTGTCAACaatattgttgttttttgtGTCTTTGGTTTCTGTCCCATTTTCCTGGCTGCTCACACCGGATTTCTTGCGCTGGAGGACGGTGTTTCCTGAAGCAACATCATGTTTGGACTTCCCACAACCCATGTCTTGGATTAGTTTTCCTAGTTTTTATGTGATCTGATTAAGGTAATAAGGGAAAACACACAGAAACAGAAGGAAACTTGAGATGAAGGTTGGAATGTAACAAGTAATAACTCTCTTTTATATGAAGAGGAGAGACATGGTTTGTGTTGTTAATTGTTATGGTTTAACAATGAAACTTTGGGTTGCATGGGTGTAATTAGGGGTCATGGAaccaactttttatttatttatttcctgtGCTATAATTGGAACTTTGTTACGGCAATTAGTTGCCTTCATTGATGGAAAAAAGACAATGTAAAGTTGTTGGTTACAACTAGAAACTGCCTTAGCAAACCaactttgttttctgtttttgggTTTCCCCCTCCTTTCGAGATTAGCAATATTGAGATTTGGGTTCTAGGTTCaccaagaaagagaaaataCTTTGGCAAAAATCCTTTTTGAAGCGTTTTcaataagattttgaatttttgattataaattatattggaATGGAAACTAAGCTAATTCAATAAATGTCAATAAAAAGTTTGTCTGGTTGATCCTAGAGACTAGagcacattatttttattttcagcaaATAGCTACTTATAAGTAttacaatatttcttttaatataaccCATATAGGATGGATCGATCCAAGAGCaccttatttttatctaatccATCTGGGATTTGGTTTTggtctttcaaaaataattttcaactattaacaaaaatatgcatCCTTTATGCCTGAATATGATTTGGGGGTGCAACTGGCAAACTCATGTTTGAGCTAGTTCCAACTCCGAGACCAACATGATTATATCAAGTGGATTTCTTTTTGTGCCTTTTTTTTCTGAGGGCAGCCCTTTCTCACTCTCTCCTTCAACAATACCCTTATATATGtggttaattttattgttttggaaattaaatttgaaagtgAGAAAATTATGTatacttttgaaaattaatttctagAAGGGTTCTTACATAGTTTTGAAAGTAGTGTTGAAATTTTATCACTTCCCAAACATAATTTATGGAATGATAACACTAAACAaatgtaaaaaaagaataaaaattgaaataaaaaaaaaaaagaaagagatgtGCTTAGAGAAAAAGAGTGTGCAAAATGTAATGGCCTTGTGTCGAATAAGTGATCACTGAAGGTGCAAGAGTATATAATAACGAGCGCATATGATgctaatttaatttcaagaggCAAAAAGACTCAGAAAGAAACTATATTAACATCCTTATTTTgcttagaaataaaataatttgttaccTCTACTAGCTCAAGTATAGAAAGTCTTAATATGTTGTCATTTGCCACTTACAAGGTTAACTAAGAATCACAGATAATTGGGATATACTGCATGCAAAATCAGTTTCAATCTTAACACAAATTGCAGTGAAtggaaaacatatttttagcaGTGCAGAGAAACAAACACGGTTACTGCAGAAAACTGGCAAAGTTCAATAATAAAGCTGAATGCGTTGCCTTGCATATATAGTTGCATGCTGAAATCTATAATAAGGAGCCAAATATATACAATTGACTAGTTGGTATAAATAATCGATTATGGTTCACAGATGAGAATCTTTACATTACTAAGCTAATGTGGAAGGAACGTGCTTACATCTATGCATTGAACTTGGGCGAAAACTTGAATTATTTTCATCCATGATCAAGTTCCAATGCAAAATTTATTTGGGTGGAGATGGCTTATTATACAGCATTAGCTCACGTGGAAATCGGTATTATTTGGGTGACATATTTTGTTATGAATAACGAAAGGGTAGGTCCCAGAAAATGTAAAACTATGTGATATAggagtgtttttatttttactaaaaatagaaaataatgataaatatatgtttggttagatttttgaaaatatttataatgaaaatgaaaataaaaaataacccgCAAATGAAAACAGGGATCTCATCTTGGGTAGAATGAAAATGAGATAgcgtaattttaagcaaatttaaaaatataaaaaaaacaaaaagtcaatgtatcataaatttttagtatttttatttcctaaaaataaaaaataaaaaagtcaaatcaaacatattttcagaattctaattttttaaaaatgaaaacagttttcagaaaataaaaataggaaatgaaaacaaaaaataaaaatgcaaaccaaataCACCCCTAGttcttaaaaccaaaaaaattcaaaataaattcttaaattttttaattgtttaatttaaattcttaaatttaactACACATTTGTTATCACTTTAAACCCTAAAcatatgttaatattataatttaaatcaaacgATCTTATGAATTTTGGACTAAAGTGATGGGTAGAATATGACTTCTAAACCCTAAAcatatgttaatattataatttaaatcaaacgATCTTATGAATTTTGGACTAAAGTGATGGGCAGAATATGACTTCTTGCTTCCGGGAACTAATGTGACAGTGATATACACTTCGGATCATAATCCGATAACAACAATTCATGTACATAACAGAGTTGCAAAGCAAAAACAAATCACAGGGGACAGAACATTTTCATGAGGATTGGCAAGGAAGGGCCTAGGTTTAGAACTCATTAAAATAGAATTGattccatttcattttattaaacatGTTATTTAATAAGGATAAAAAGATTAATCtatacaattaaaatcaatactCAGCAAATCCTAGCAAATAGAGTTAACAAAATAAGGCAGAAattcatgaaattttaaaatcattgcatttttattttttttacattaaaacaCAAGATTGGGCTATTTTTCAGCATTCCAAATTCTCTCAATAATCTCTCTGAAATCAATATGGTGCTATACATTGTAAATTCACTCAATAAACTctagcattttaaaaatttcacaaTTCATTTTACCAATTGTAAATCTAACAATTTATCCTAATAGTCCAGCCCAATGATCTTCATTTGAattacttcaaagttcaaacaataCGTCAATCTTTGAACTCTATTTTACAAAGTTATACCTCACAACTCACAAGAGAATCAGCTTAGTTGTTTTTAACATCAATCTGTCAATATATTTGTCGATCGTGTCACAATATTTCTGTACAGAGCACATATAATCTAATATTGTAAATTTGAGTTTCGTAGATCACAGAGACGGACATACCCCCCTAcccaaagataaataaataaatgaatgacaTGATTCATGCGTGTGCCACTTGATCATGGTGCATGAATCTCGAAGCCCAACACCCCGTGGTGTTTTTTCTCTcccttaaaaaattagaaatgaatAATTGATGAGATGGCCCTTGAAATTAAAATTGCGGCGTCACGATGATATCGAGATCAAATTATTACTAGTCCATCAAGTAGTtcagtcctttgcttctttcataagaattttttaagaaaaatgtttttacaagtttttttattttattcgtaGTCAAACTATACTTATTCATCTACGTATAAAGATtagagatttatttatttataactaaaaaaaagagatatatttatttatagaatgtttttatactatttaacaattttttattttttatatttctcttaATTGCAGAAGTTTATTTCTTCAAAAGTACTGCAACTGTCATTGGGTCTAATTCcggaaattgattaaataagaccccccaaaaaaataatagtgcAACTGCTGAGTCAAAATTGTCTTACAAGAcggtttgttttcttggttgGCCTTTTCCAAATCTAAAAATCCCATTGGTAGATCCAACGGTCACATCTCTTTCTGTTAATTATTGTTGAAACTCATTACATCCTCTTGTCTTCTGTCATGCCAATCCTTTCCCACCACACCACcttatcctttttctttctctctcttaccAAGTGGATACATTCTATTTCTTATCAATTTTGGTTAGTAGCCAAAGATTTTTGATACTATTACATTACATTGCATTAAAATACTACTACATAATAACAACAATGGCttgctcctcctcctccttcctcTTTCTTTGTCAATATCAACACCAACAGAATCTTCCCATTTCAGGAAACTCTTCTCTCAGCCTTCCTTCCCGGCCTTTCTTTTCCAAAACTCATGGAAGGTTCTATCCTTGAACGTCTTGATTTTGGGAAGATGGGATACGGGTACCTCATCTTATGTTATTCTTCCATGCccttattcttttcattttgatttttttttcgttcATTGTGTTTTGATTTCGGATCAAAGTTGGATACAGTTCCTTAAGTGTTGTTTGTATTGTTCTCCACTTAGAATTGTTAATTCGCGTAATCCTTTTAATGCAAACCTTTGTTATCAGAATTATCGAGGTGAAATTCCAATTCCGATTGAAAAATAACCCAAAAAACACCTAAggaatttatttaagttttgtccattggtttcttgtttttgatgatgtcaatgGCCTTTTGTAGGTGCAAGCATTATAGAAGAAGATGCAGGATTAGAGCACCATGTTGCAATGAGCTCTACTTTTGCCGCCATTGTCATAACGAGGCAACGGTATTTCTTGTTCTCACCCTTCTGTGTTTCATCTCAAAAAACCTTGTCTTTTTGCTTTTATCTGATGTGGGTGTGTGTTGTTCCCCGCATCAGAGCATGCTGAGCAACCCTTTTGATCGGCACGAACTCATTCGCCAGGACGTTCAACATGTAAGGATAATTTAATGTCCCACTTGATATTCATTTTCCACACTGCCTTGGTTATTGTTGCCTTTATCATGAGATGATGGTAATATGGTTTTTGCATTTTGATGTTGTTTCAGGTTGTTTGTACAGTTTGTGACACAGAGCAGCCAGTGTGTATCTAATATCC contains the following coding sequences:
- the LOC114386338 gene encoding serrate RNA effector molecule homolog A-like isoform X1, translated to MGCGKSKHDVASGNTVLQRKKSGVSSQENGTETKDTKNNNIVDNVRSEVQVEQKESESVKESDVVVNDVKGKDEKTNVQEKEENEGGEEKSESEKDNTLKENEQKINDAETDDATEEKTPAENEKEDVSVKKEEDIKDTNTSTSEGEEKDMKAEEVCGVNKISHIN
- the LOC114386338 gene encoding probable methyltransferase PMT27 isoform X3, which encodes MGCGKSKHDVASGNTVLQRKKSGVSSQENGTETKDTKNNNIVDNVRSEVQVEQKESESVKESDVVVNDVKGKDEKTNVQEKEENEGGEEKSESEKDNTLKENEQKINDAETDDATEEKTPAENEKEDVSVKKEEDIKDTNTSTSEGEEKDMKAEEGQ
- the LOC114386338 gene encoding microfibrillar-associated protein 1-like isoform X2; translation: MGCGKSKHDVASGNTVLQRKKSGVSSQENGTETKDTKNNNIVDNVRSEVQVEQKESESVKESDVVVNDVKGKDEKTNVQEKEENEGGEEKSESEKDNTLKENEQKINDAETDDATEEKTPAENEKEDVSVKKEEDIKDTNTSTSEGEEKDMKAEEQGQ